The following are from one region of the Ruficoccus sp. ZRK36 genome:
- a CDS encoding (2Fe-2S) ferredoxin domain-containing protein, whose protein sequence is MNKPEHHLFICGSARATGELKGVCCNKESINLLSYTQGEVQDRMLSGVEVSMTGCLNMCTRGPVVIDYPSGRFYEKANEELIDEILDAIEDGEVCQTNLIPED, encoded by the coding sequence ATGAATAAGCCCGAACATCATCTGTTCATCTGCGGCAGTGCACGCGCCACCGGCGAGCTTAAGGGCGTCTGCTGCAATAAGGAGTCCATCAACCTGCTGTCCTACACTCAGGGCGAGGTCCAGGACCGCATGCTCAGCGGCGTCGAAGTCTCCATGACCGGCTGCCTCAATATGTGCACCCGCGGTCCCGTCGTCATCGACTACCCGAGTGGCCGCTTTTACGAAAAAGCCAACGAAGAGCTGATCGATGAGATCCTCGACGCTATCGAAGATGGGGAAGTCTGCCAGACCAACCTCATCCCCGAGGACTAA
- a CDS encoding TOBE domain-containing protein: MKISARNQLAGKVVSIEKGSVNSEVEIELSGGQKIVSIITNHAVESLGLTVGGCAVAIIKASSVMLGVEE, encoded by the coding sequence ATGAAAATATCTGCACGCAATCAGCTGGCCGGTAAGGTCGTCTCCATCGAAAAAGGCTCGGTAAACTCCGAGGTCGAGATCGAACTGTCCGGTGGCCAGAAGATTGTCAGCATCATCACCAACCACGCCGTGGAATCCCTCGGCCTGACCGTAGGCGGGTGCGCTGTAGCCATCATCAAGGCCAGCAGCGTCATGCTCGGTGTAGAGGAATAA
- a CDS encoding flavodoxin domain-containing protein, with translation MSDLKLTVLYGTETGNCEGLAKKVAAKGEKNGVAVELVNLAEYSADQLATIENPALVIISTWDDGAPPPKCVKFCNELFASSADLSKLEYTVLALGDTEYPLFCECGKKIDAKLSELGAKCIMPRTDMGAEFMVNYIGWSKNFWKTMKGVFGVGAA, from the coding sequence ATGTCAGATCTGAAGCTCACCGTCCTGTACGGAACCGAAACCGGCAACTGCGAAGGACTTGCCAAAAAAGTAGCAGCCAAGGGCGAGAAGAACGGCGTCGCCGTCGAACTCGTCAACCTCGCCGAGTACTCTGCCGACCAACTGGCCACCATTGAAAACCCGGCCCTCGTCATCATCTCCACCTGGGATGACGGCGCTCCGCCGCCCAAGTGCGTGAAATTCTGCAACGAACTTTTCGCCTCCAGCGCCGACCTCAGCAAGCTCGAGTACACCGTGCTCGCCCTCGGCGACACCGAGTACCCGCTGTTCTGCGAGTGCGGCAAGAAGATCGACGCCAAGCTCTCCGAACTGGGCGCCAAGTGCATCATGCCGCGCACCGACATGGGAGCCGAGTTCATGGTCAACTACATCGGTTGGTCCAAGAACTTCTGGAAGACCATGAAGGGTGTATTCGGCGTCGGCGCCGCTTGA
- the nifJ gene encoding pyruvate:ferredoxin (flavodoxin) oxidoreductase — MGTTTSLKTIDGNEAVAAVAYRLSEIISIYPITPSTPMAELCDEWSAANQPNLWGDTPQVVQMQSEGGVAGAFHGILMGGSLSTTFTASQGLLLMIPNMYKLAGELTPAVIHVSARAIATNALSIFGDHSDVMACRQTGFAMLASNSVQEAADMAAISHAATLKTRVPFLHFFDGFRTSHEINSMTPISDDTLMSLLDEDALVSFYQRALTPDSPSVRGTAHNPDTYFQSREATNPFYADTPGTVQAIMDVFAEKTGRAYKLYDYYGAEDAEQVIVLMGSGAETASETAKWLNEHTGTKYGVLSVRLFRPFDVKAFSDALPATVKSVAVLDRTKEPGALGEPLHLDVALALQQAAREGLRDSVPSIVGGRYGIGSKEFTPGMVKSVFDNLLTEAPRDHFTVGIRDDLTNLSLEWDEAFSVKTGKTQSAVFFGLGSDGTVGANKNTIKIIGECTDLYTQAYFVYDSKKSGGLTTSHLRFGPLPIKAPYLVDEAHFVGCHQPQFLGKVDVLSTLSEGGVFLLNSPYPAKKVWHHLPLEVQEALIEKKASFHVIDAYSVAREVGMGNRINTIMQVCFFALSGVLPTDVAIANIKTRIEKTYGRKGPKIVEMNCAAVDAALSHLEQVEIPAEATAASMPIKWVPDEAPDFAQRVTAQLLAGKGDLLPTSAFPPDGTWPTGTSQYEKRRIASHIPVWDAETCTQCNKCSLFCPHAAIRPKSYDITELAKAPEGFRSAELKGPRADGKGFTIQVFPEDCTGCMACVELCPAKNEDGRRAIEMEPVENYIDQELESLKFFQSLPQPDLDPSKATAKTITLRQPLIEFSGACSGCTQTPYVRILTQLFGDRLLIANATGCSSIYGGNLPTTPYCTDADGRGPAWANSLFEDNAEFGLGLHLASKHRHEAAKRLLELAGEEIGKDKVESILNAKPALQRQLAAELKDKINGGGSATVKQLKRHLDYLVPKSTWIIGGDGWAYDIGYGGLDHVLASGHNVNVLVLDTEVYSNTGGQASKATPIGAQAKFAAAGKAIAKKDLAQIAISYGNIYVGQIALGANEQQTIEVLREAESYPGPSLVIAYGPCQAHGINLTLGPDRQKAAVNSGYWPLFRYDPRNIGSELPAFRLESFEPSMPVADFMTKENRFKSLQRSDPDRAGQLLEMAQAHVDARWAKLEKMAAAGLEDEDDDDDWG; from the coding sequence ATGGGAACAACCACTTCACTAAAAACAATCGATGGCAATGAGGCCGTAGCCGCCGTAGCCTATCGACTCAGCGAGATCATCTCGATCTATCCGATCACACCGTCCACCCCGATGGCCGAACTCTGTGATGAGTGGAGTGCGGCGAACCAGCCGAACCTCTGGGGCGACACTCCGCAGGTTGTCCAGATGCAGAGTGAGGGCGGCGTAGCCGGTGCCTTTCACGGCATCCTTATGGGCGGCAGCCTGAGCACGACCTTTACGGCGTCGCAGGGTCTGCTCCTGATGATCCCGAACATGTACAAGCTCGCCGGTGAGCTGACCCCGGCGGTCATCCACGTCTCGGCCCGCGCCATCGCTACCAATGCGTTGTCGATCTTCGGCGACCACAGCGACGTCATGGCCTGCCGCCAGACGGGCTTTGCCATGCTCGCCTCGAATTCCGTCCAGGAGGCCGCCGACATGGCCGCCATTTCGCACGCCGCCACGCTGAAGACCCGCGTGCCCTTCCTGCACTTCTTCGACGGCTTCCGCACCTCGCACGAGATCAACTCCATGACACCGATCTCCGACGACACGCTGATGAGCCTGCTCGACGAGGACGCACTCGTGTCGTTCTACCAGCGCGCGCTGACCCCGGACAGCCCGTCCGTCCGCGGTACCGCCCACAACCCGGACACTTACTTCCAGTCCCGCGAGGCCACCAACCCCTTCTACGCAGACACGCCCGGCACCGTTCAGGCGATCATGGATGTCTTTGCCGAGAAGACCGGCCGCGCCTACAAGCTTTACGACTACTACGGCGCCGAAGACGCCGAGCAGGTCATCGTCCTGATGGGCTCGGGTGCTGAAACCGCCTCCGAGACCGCCAAGTGGCTTAACGAACACACCGGCACCAAGTACGGGGTCCTCTCCGTACGTCTGTTCCGTCCCTTTGACGTCAAGGCCTTCTCCGACGCCCTGCCCGCCACGGTCAAGTCCGTCGCCGTGCTCGACCGCACGAAGGAGCCCGGCGCTCTCGGTGAACCGCTGCACCTCGATGTGGCTCTGGCCCTCCAGCAGGCTGCCCGCGAAGGTCTGCGCGACTCCGTCCCGTCCATCGTTGGTGGCCGCTACGGCATCGGCTCGAAGGAGTTCACGCCCGGCATGGTCAAGTCCGTCTTTGACAACCTCCTCACGGAGGCCCCGCGCGACCACTTCACGGTCGGTATCCGCGACGACCTGACCAACCTCTCCCTGGAGTGGGACGAAGCCTTCTCCGTCAAAACCGGCAAGACGCAGTCCGCTGTCTTCTTCGGTCTGGGCTCGGACGGTACCGTCGGCGCGAACAAGAACACCATCAAGATCATCGGCGAGTGCACAGACCTGTACACGCAGGCCTACTTCGTCTACGACTCCAAAAAGTCCGGCGGTCTGACCACCTCGCACCTGCGCTTTGGTCCGCTGCCGATCAAGGCTCCGTACCTCGTGGACGAGGCGCACTTCGTCGGCTGCCATCAGCCGCAGTTCCTCGGTAAGGTCGATGTCCTCTCCACTCTTTCCGAAGGTGGCGTATTCCTGCTTAACTCGCCCTACCCGGCCAAGAAGGTCTGGCACCACCTGCCGCTCGAAGTCCAGGAAGCCCTCATTGAGAAAAAGGCCAGTTTCCACGTGATCGACGCCTACTCGGTCGCCCGCGAGGTCGGCATGGGTAACCGCATCAACACCATCATGCAGGTCTGCTTCTTCGCCCTCAGCGGCGTCCTGCCGACCGACGTGGCCATCGCCAACATCAAGACGCGCATCGAAAAGACCTACGGCCGCAAGGGCCCGAAGATCGTCGAGATGAACTGCGCCGCTGTTGACGCCGCTCTCTCGCACCTTGAGCAGGTCGAGATCCCGGCCGAGGCCACCGCCGCCTCGATGCCGATCAAGTGGGTGCCCGACGAGGCTCCGGACTTTGCCCAGCGCGTCACTGCCCAGCTGCTCGCCGGTAAGGGGGACCTGCTCCCGACCAGCGCCTTCCCGCCCGATGGCACCTGGCCGACCGGTACTTCGCAGTACGAAAAGCGCCGCATCGCCTCCCACATCCCGGTCTGGGATGCCGAGACCTGCACGCAGTGTAACAAGTGCTCGCTGTTCTGCCCGCACGCCGCCATCCGCCCGAAGTCCTACGACATCACCGAGCTGGCCAAGGCCCCCGAGGGCTTCCGCAGCGCCGAGCTGAAGGGACCGCGTGCCGACGGCAAGGGCTTCACCATCCAGGTCTTCCCCGAGGACTGCACCGGCTGTATGGCCTGTGTCGAGCTTTGCCCGGCCAAGAACGAGGATGGTCGCCGCGCCATCGAAATGGAGCCGGTTGAAAACTACATCGATCAGGAACTCGAAAGCCTGAAGTTCTTCCAGAGCCTGCCTCAGCCAGACCTCGACCCGTCCAAGGCCACCGCCAAGACCATCACGCTGCGCCAGCCGCTGATCGAGTTCTCCGGGGCCTGCTCGGGCTGCACGCAGACGCCGTACGTCCGCATCCTTACGCAGCTCTTCGGTGATCGCCTGCTGATCGCCAACGCCACGGGCTGCTCCTCCATCTACGGTGGTAACCTGCCGACCACACCTTACTGCACCGATGCAGACGGACGCGGCCCGGCCTGGGCCAACTCCCTGTTCGAGGACAACGCCGAGTTCGGCCTCGGGCTGCACCTGGCCTCCAAGCACCGCCACGAAGCCGCCAAGCGCCTTCTGGAGCTAGCTGGTGAAGAGATCGGTAAGGACAAGGTCGAGTCGATCCTCAATGCCAAGCCCGCCCTGCAGCGTCAGCTCGCAGCCGAGCTGAAGGACAAGATCAATGGCGGCGGCAGCGCCACGGTGAAGCAGCTCAAGCGTCACCTGGACTACCTCGTCCCGAAGTCCACCTGGATCATCGGGGGTGACGGCTGGGCCTACGACATCGGCTACGGCGGCCTCGACCACGTGCTCGCCTCCGGCCACAACGTCAACGTGCTCGTCCTCGACACCGAAGTTTACTCGAACACCGGCGGCCAGGCCTCCAAGGCCACTCCGATCGGCGCTCAGGCGAAGTTCGCAGCCGCTGGCAAGGCCATCGCCAAGAAGGACCTGGCCCAGATCGCGATCAGCTACGGTAACATCTACGTCGGCCAGATCGCACTGGGTGCCAACGAGCAGCAGACGATTGAGGTCCTCCGCGAAGCCGAGAGCTATCCCGGCCCCTCACTGGTCATCGCCTACGGCCCCTGCCAGGCACACGGGATCAACCTGACGCTCGGCCCCGACCGGCAGAAGGCGGCGGTCAACAGCGGCTACTGGCCCCTGTTCCGCTACGACCCGCGGAATATCGGCAGCGAGCTTCCGGCCTTCCGTCTGGAGTCCTTCGAGCCGTCCATGCCGGTGGCTGACTTCATGACGAAGGAGAACCGCTTCAAGTCCCTCCAGCGTTCCGATCCGGACCGAGCTGGTCAGCTGCTCGAAATGGCACAGGCGCATGTTGATGCCCGCTGGGCCAAGCTCGAGAAGATGGCCGCAGCCGGACTCGAAGACGAGGACGACGACGACGATTGGGGTTGA
- a CDS encoding NAD(+)--dinitrogen-reductase ADP-D-ribosyltransferase: MIQKEPGQITINHCDIPPWVIASDEFNTSPVALSIAGVRESNAYLFKRLEQIEDPMERGQIFHDYVDVKFALHQWENYQGKARSSLRNSYIRFLRGWGVDSNGIEGAVLKSWVQSRFGIMPTYHRGVLRPLEGEEDHRFAVDRMRGSAKTNCIFSQLDLMYEFCQYELRRRWPERQVLTLYRGTCDPEEHPVFETRAKRESCVRLNNLVSFTSDREKAWEFGSTVWQTQIAATKVVFFSQLLPSQLLKGEDEYLVVGGNYWVRELLY; the protein is encoded by the coding sequence ATGATCCAGAAAGAGCCGGGCCAGATCACGATCAACCACTGCGACATCCCGCCATGGGTTATCGCCTCGGACGAGTTTAACACCTCACCGGTTGCGCTCAGCATCGCCGGTGTGCGTGAATCCAACGCCTACCTGTTTAAGCGTCTGGAGCAGATCGAGGACCCGATGGAGCGCGGCCAGATCTTCCACGACTACGTGGATGTGAAGTTCGCCCTGCACCAGTGGGAAAACTATCAGGGAAAGGCCCGCAGCAGCCTGCGCAACAGCTACATCCGCTTCCTGCGCGGCTGGGGCGTGGACAGCAACGGCATCGAGGGCGCCGTCCTCAAGAGCTGGGTGCAGAGCCGATTCGGGATCATGCCCACCTATCACCGGGGCGTCCTGCGTCCGCTCGAGGGCGAGGAGGATCATCGCTTCGCCGTGGACCGCATGCGCGGCAGTGCCAAGACGAACTGCATTTTCTCCCAACTGGACCTGATGTACGAGTTTTGCCAATACGAGCTGCGCCGCCGCTGGCCAGAGCGGCAAGTGCTCACGCTGTACCGCGGCACGTGCGACCCGGAGGAGCACCCGGTCTTTGAAACGCGCGCCAAGCGCGAGTCCTGCGTACGCCTTAACAATCTCGTCTCCTTTACCTCGGACCGGGAGAAGGCCTGGGAGTTCGGATCGACCGTCTGGCAGACCCAAATCGCCGCCACCAAAGTCGTTTTCTTCAGTCAGCTATTACCTAGTCAACTACTCAAGGGCGAAGATGAATATCTGGTGGTCGGCGGTAACTACTGGGTCCGGGAACTGCTGTATTAA
- a CDS encoding ADP-ribosylglycohydrolase family protein translates to MNCLVSAKTPSRLATPEQLEAGLLGMLIGDAVGVPYEFRMPQELPPFDQIDMEPPKGFLRTYSHVPTGTWSDDGAQALCLLASLQECGYYHAFDFSKRLIKWHDFGYMAVDNYAFDIGNQTSVALARLKKGVSTSHSGLTGVRNNGNGSLMRCLPLALQHLGNDLALVLDAHRQSRLTHRHPRSQVCCALYCLWARREMQRHPDPWGDAVTTLRMIYAADPVSSKELEEQICPDEPPTGTGTGYVVDCLNSARLACEEDNYETIIKKAVSLGNDTDTTAAVAGGIAGVRYGVEDIPERWIKGLRGKHILAELGLVLED, encoded by the coding sequence ATGAACTGCCTAGTCAGCGCGAAAACACCCTCCCGGCTTGCCACACCGGAGCAGCTCGAAGCCGGACTGCTGGGGATGCTGATCGGTGACGCCGTCGGCGTGCCCTATGAGTTTCGCATGCCGCAGGAGCTGCCCCCCTTTGACCAGATCGACATGGAGCCCCCCAAGGGTTTTCTGCGCACCTACTCGCATGTCCCCACCGGCACCTGGTCCGATGACGGTGCCCAGGCGCTGTGCCTGCTCGCCTCCCTGCAGGAGTGCGGCTACTACCACGCCTTTGACTTTTCCAAGCGCCTGATCAAGTGGCATGACTTCGGGTACATGGCGGTGGACAACTACGCCTTTGACATCGGCAACCAGACCAGCGTGGCGCTCGCCCGTCTGAAAAAAGGCGTCTCCACCAGCCACTCCGGGCTCACCGGCGTCCGCAATAACGGTAACGGCTCGCTCATGCGCTGCCTGCCGCTGGCGCTCCAGCACTTGGGTAACGACCTCGCGCTGGTCCTCGATGCTCACCGCCAGTCACGGCTCACCCACCGGCATCCGCGTTCGCAGGTTTGCTGCGCCCTGTACTGCCTGTGGGCCCGCCGCGAGATGCAGCGCCACCCCGACCCGTGGGGCGACGCCGTGACCACGCTGCGCATGATTTACGCGGCAGACCCAGTCTCCTCCAAAGAACTCGAAGAGCAGATCTGCCCGGACGAGCCACCCACCGGCACCGGTACCGGCTACGTCGTGGACTGCCTCAACTCTGCCCGCCTCGCCTGCGAAGAGGACAACTACGAGACCATCATCAAGAAGGCCGTCTCCCTCGGTAACGACACCGACACCACGGCAGCCGTCGCCGGGGGCATTGCCGGAGTCCGCTACGGCGTTGAAGACATCCCTGAGCGCTGGATCAAGGGACTGCGCGGCAAGCACATCCTGGCCGAGCTCGGACTGGTGCTGGAAGACTGA
- a CDS encoding beta-galactosidase — protein sequence MEPLKKLGTVSPVKSVNVGHSPIGIGFEKLDRDVFDPENAYDKVADIGVKWVRIQSGWAKTEKEKGVYDFAWLDGIIDNLIRRGMTPWMCLCYGNGIYNEKAAGVFGAVGVPPIHSEEEKQAWAKYVEALTARYHGKIEWYEVWNEPDGVWCWKHGPDGREYGEFVKATAAAIRAGDSTAKVIGGSTCARGLDWLNDVFSTGAAKVMDALTYHYYIPDEENCFDRIRALRSLCKSYNPDMILIQGETGAQTSSKGQGAMSGCAWTPERQAKFMARHIICDLMDEVMFASYFSCLDMIEALNGTVGDLGSYQDYGFFGVLAADFDEQGRASGEYKPKPSYRTLQTLSAIFREDFAKADLPVDFLQEDYIEWRMSRRLLRREDPGKELITTGFTRPDGSAAFAYWKPTELLTTSYEATVSFECATLPEKVRLIDIVDGSIYEIPDEMIEDNGRGHRRFISLPLRDYPLLLTFGDFVL from the coding sequence ATGGAACCCCTGAAAAAACTTGGAACTGTTAGCCCCGTTAAATCGGTTAATGTCGGCCATTCTCCTATTGGAATCGGCTTTGAGAAGCTGGATCGTGATGTCTTCGATCCGGAAAATGCTTATGATAAAGTTGCCGACATCGGTGTGAAGTGGGTACGCATCCAGTCCGGATGGGCCAAGACGGAAAAGGAAAAAGGCGTCTACGACTTCGCCTGGCTGGATGGCATTATTGATAATCTTATTCGACGCGGCATGACACCGTGGATGTGCCTTTGCTATGGCAACGGCATCTACAACGAAAAAGCTGCCGGGGTCTTTGGCGCGGTGGGCGTGCCCCCGATCCACTCAGAGGAAGAAAAGCAGGCCTGGGCCAAATACGTGGAGGCGCTGACCGCTCGTTACCATGGCAAGATCGAATGGTACGAGGTGTGGAATGAACCCGACGGTGTGTGGTGCTGGAAGCATGGACCGGACGGGCGTGAGTACGGTGAGTTTGTAAAGGCTACGGCAGCAGCTATACGTGCGGGTGATTCCACCGCAAAAGTCATTGGTGGCTCGACCTGTGCACGTGGCCTGGACTGGCTCAACGATGTTTTCTCAACTGGGGCGGCAAAGGTGATGGATGCCTTGACCTACCACTACTATATCCCCGACGAGGAAAACTGCTTCGACCGCATACGCGCGCTGCGCAGCCTCTGTAAGAGCTACAACCCGGACATGATCCTGATCCAGGGAGAGACGGGTGCCCAGACCAGCTCGAAGGGGCAGGGGGCGATGTCAGGCTGTGCCTGGACGCCGGAGCGGCAGGCGAAGTTCATGGCCCGTCATATCATCTGCGACCTGATGGACGAGGTGATGTTTGCATCGTACTTCTCGTGTCTGGACATGATCGAAGCTCTCAACGGTACGGTCGGCGATCTCGGCAGCTATCAGGACTACGGTTTCTTTGGCGTGCTGGCTGCTGACTTTGACGAGCAGGGCCGGGCCAGCGGAGAGTATAAGCCTAAGCCCTCTTACCGCACGCTTCAGACGCTCTCTGCAATCTTCCGGGAGGACTTCGCCAAAGCCGACCTGCCGGTAGACTTTCTGCAGGAAGACTATATCGAGTGGCGCATGAGCCGCCGGCTCCTCCGCCGCGAAGACCCCGGTAAGGAACTTATCACGACAGGCTTCACGCGCCCTGACGGATCGGCGGCCTTCGCCTACTGGAAACCGACTGAACTGCTGACGACCTCCTATGAGGCTACTGTTTCCTTTGAGTGCGCGACTCTGCCGGAAAAGGTGCGCCTGATCGATATCGTGGATGGCTCGATCTACGAGATCCCCGATGAGATGATCGAGGATAACGGCCGGGGGCATCGGCGATTTATTTCGCTGCCGCTGCGGGACTATCCGCTGCTGCTGACCTTTGGCGACTTCGTCCTCTAG
- a CDS encoding AraC family transcriptional regulator, whose protein sequence is MKAIEKTQFISLNQQRDIRLPFQLSIVGTVKTPSLETYKIYGRSELEFCLRLRSAEEEAVDLIDGKTYRYRFPHLIIKRPDVSHEYTVRSAREAIFLIYSPALEDVFNASGMSTDEPIIEFEITPDLENLLARFHSLIPHSQERGIAEQFDLIGFQILEHIYLQRVHPQTATRDTDTIIREIASHLQLNFNTDINLDEVCSTFGISRRSFFRNWSKLFPHTPHQYITNLRIREAERLLLIHGLEIKEIAAQVGFENYPYFVQAFKRCRGGQTPGEFRRQAMRAG, encoded by the coding sequence ATGAAAGCCATCGAAAAGACGCAGTTCATCAGCCTGAATCAGCAGCGGGACATCCGCCTACCCTTCCAGCTATCGATCGTCGGCACCGTCAAAACGCCCAGTCTGGAGACGTACAAGATCTACGGACGCAGCGAGCTGGAGTTCTGTCTGCGCCTGAGGTCCGCAGAGGAGGAAGCCGTCGATTTAATCGATGGGAAAACCTACCGTTACCGTTTTCCACACCTGATCATTAAGCGCCCGGATGTTTCACACGAATACACGGTCCGCAGTGCGCGCGAGGCTATCTTTCTGATCTACTCGCCAGCGCTGGAGGATGTATTCAACGCCAGCGGCATGTCCACGGATGAGCCGATCATAGAGTTCGAGATCACCCCTGACCTTGAGAACTTGCTGGCCCGATTTCACAGCCTGATCCCCCACTCACAGGAGCGCGGGATCGCAGAGCAGTTTGATCTGATCGGCTTTCAGATACTGGAGCATATCTATCTCCAGAGAGTACACCCGCAGACTGCCACCCGAGATACAGACACGATCATCCGGGAGATAGCCTCGCACCTGCAGCTGAACTTTAACACCGACATCAACCTCGATGAGGTGTGCAGCACGTTCGGCATCTCGCGGCGCAGCTTCTTTCGCAACTGGTCAAAGCTCTTCCCGCACACGCCCCATCAATACATCACCAACCTGCGCATTCGCGAGGCCGAACGCCTGCTGCTGATCCATGGTCTTGAGATCAAAGAAATCGCCGCACAGGTCGGCTTCGAGAACTACCCCTACTTCGTCCAGGCGTTTAAAAGGTGCCGCGGCGGACAGACACCTGGTGAATTCCGCAGGCAGGCCATGCGTGCCGGTTAG
- a CDS encoding LacI family DNA-binding transcriptional regulator gives MDDANQGRRPTIVDVARAAGVSHMTVSRVLNGAKRVSPDTARRVHEAVKKTGYRPDPVMSALAAYRTRSNRSEASANLAFLDRDGTPYSAWVFDGLRAEATAMGYAVQRHTLPHDARKQLQLSRMLYNRGVRGLLFGPTQEEWTFPDWNWDAFAMVSLGALIHRPVMHSVCLNYFDGVYGACRRLLQNGCRRIGFAVDPRLEARTGHRWLGGYAAALGARRLQVYEGSLKPRDFAQWCLGKKLDGVVTLHGELATAWPGARESFVLLNDTHLTAHRGISRLFLDPQQIGAEGLRFLHPFLLRQQYGLPDKPKMLEIPGTWIPWDDDSTTSTE, from the coding sequence GTGGATGACGCTAATCAAGGACGCCGCCCGACGATCGTCGATGTAGCCAGAGCCGCTGGTGTCAGCCACATGACGGTCTCGCGGGTGCTCAATGGTGCAAAGCGGGTGAGCCCGGATACGGCCCGTCGCGTGCATGAAGCGGTCAAGAAGACCGGTTATCGTCCGGACCCGGTGATGTCCGCTCTAGCAGCCTACCGCACACGCAGTAATCGATCGGAGGCCAGCGCCAATCTCGCCTTTCTCGATCGGGATGGGACACCCTACAGTGCCTGGGTTTTTGACGGGCTGCGGGCGGAGGCCACCGCGATGGGGTATGCGGTGCAAAGACATACGCTCCCGCATGATGCGCGTAAGCAACTACAGTTGTCGCGCATGCTTTATAACCGCGGGGTGCGCGGCCTGCTCTTTGGCCCGACGCAGGAGGAGTGGACATTTCCGGACTGGAACTGGGATGCCTTTGCCATGGTTTCGCTGGGTGCGCTCATCCACCGGCCGGTCATGCACAGCGTCTGCCTGAACTACTTCGACGGGGTCTACGGTGCCTGCCGCCGGCTGCTTCAGAACGGCTGCCGCCGGATCGGGTTTGCGGTGGATCCGCGTCTGGAGGCTCGCACGGGCCATCGTTGGCTGGGCGGCTATGCGGCCGCGCTGGGTGCCCGCCGTTTACAGGTCTACGAGGGGAGCCTGAAGCCGAGGGATTTCGCGCAATGGTGTTTGGGTAAAAAACTCGATGGAGTCGTGACGCTGCACGGTGAGCTCGCTACCGCATGGCCGGGCGCGCGCGAGTCCTTTGTCTTGCTCAATGACACGCACCTCACGGCACATCGCGGTATCTCGCGTTTGTTTCTCGACCCTCAGCAGATCGGGGCAGAGGGGTTGCGCTTCCTGCATCCGTTTCTGCTACGTCAGCAGTATGGGCTGCCTGACAAGCCCAAGATGCTGGAGATACCGGGGACGTGGATCCCGTGGGATGACGATAGCACAACCTCTACGGAGTAA